A genomic stretch from Scatophagus argus isolate fScaArg1 chromosome 19, fScaArg1.pri, whole genome shotgun sequence includes:
- the lrfn5b gene encoding leucine-rich repeat and fibronectin type-III domain-containing protein 5, producing MESLLVYLIVFGVAVKAHKVQICPKRCVCQVLNPNLATLCDKKGLLFVPPNIDRHTVEMRLGDNFVTSIKRKDFANMTKLVDLTLSRNTIGSITPHAFKDLENLRALHLDSNRLTRITNDTFSGMSKLHHLILNNNQLTHIQSGAFNDLTALEELDLSYNNLESAPWVAIQRMSNLHTLNLDHNMISYIPEGTFSGLQKLKRLDVTSNKLQKLPPDPVFQRAGVLATSGIMGPSSFALSFGGNPLRCNCELLWLRRLRREDDLETCASPQHLAGRYFWTVSEEEFLCEPPLITRHSQELRALEGQSVTLRCKARGDPDPIIHWIAPDGRLMSNSSRAVVHTDGTLDILISTVKDSGSFTCVASNPAGEAQQTVELVIAKLPHFTNNTVAEQEPDPGSSDIATVTKTGAEAGGLPLGNAKTSQEKKVVIAEATSTSALIKFNFQRSIPGIRMFQIQYNGTYDDSLVYRMIPPTSKSILVNNLAAGTNYDLCVLAIYDDQVTSLTATRVIGCIHFTTEPQYLRCHFMQSQFLGGTIVVIIGGIIVASVLAFIIFLIVRYRVCNQGDADKALEMGDIRSLSSDGQLQGCGIPKSLSKQVLRPEKNDKDSLRVALPPPEPTKQRPPVVVATTKPSVPDCTVSTSAASHSWHPASPGAPRPKRSSAPPKPSEARRGEAQADVELDNMNRNNSSEVKMATAISLAVPGQPTKWTPVPRGPRPHQAPQHYMTVPTGGVRVNRRHSINADSYRERCYVAYPKTGASLRSKRSLSMSGELPQLESTTNIRGARDKLSRSEWLLESTL from the exons ATGGAGTCTCTCCTGGTTTATCTGATAGTATTTGGTGTGGCTGTGAAGGCCCACAAAGTTCAGATCTGTCCCAAACGCTGTGTCTGCCAGGTGCTGAACCCTAACCTGGCGACTTTGTGTGATAAAAAGGGGCTTCTATTTGTGCCACCGAACATCGACAGGCACACAGTGGAGATGCGCCTTGGCGATAACTTTGTAACAAGTATCAAACGCAAAGACTTTGCCAACATGACCAAGTTAGTGGACCTGACCCTCTCTCGGAACACTATTGGTTCCATCACACCTCATGCTTTCAAGGACCTCGAAAACCTACGAGCTCTTCACCTTGACAGCAACCGTCTAACCCGCATCACCAACGATACCTTCAGTGGCATGTCCAAGTTGCACCACCTCATCCTCAACAACAACCAGCTCACCCACATACAGAGTGGGGCATTTAATGATCTGACAGCACTGGAAGAGCTGGACTTATCCTACAACAACTTGGAAAGTGCACCATGGGTCGCCATTCAGAGGATGTCCAATCTACACACTCTCAATTTGGACCACAACATGATCAGCTACATCCCAGAGGGCACCTTCTCTGGGCTGCAGAAGCTCAAGAGGCTGGACGTAACCTCCAACAAGCTCCAGAAGCTTCCTCCTGACCCTGTTTTCCAAAGAGCAGGAGTCCTGGCCACCTCTGGGATAATGGGGCCTTCATCATTTGCATTGAGCTTTGGAGGGAACCCACTGAGGTGCAACTGTGAGCTGCTCTGGCTGCGAAGGTTGCGGAGAGAAGATGATCTGGAGACCTGTGCCTCACCGCAGCACCTCGCCGGACGCTATTTCTGGACTGTTTCAGAGGAAGAATTCCTCTGTGAGCCCCCTCTCATCACCAGGCATTCTCAG GAGCTGCGAGCTTTGGAGGGTCAGAGTGTGACTCTGCGCTGTAAGGCCAGGGGCGACCCCGACCCCATTATCCACTGGATCGCCCCTGACGGACGTCTTATGTCCAACTCCTCCAGGGCTGTGGTCCACACTGACGGCACGCTGGACATCCTCATCAGCACTGTCAAGGACTCTG GTTCCTTCACCTGCGTGGCTTCCAACCCTGCAGGGGAGGCCCAGCAGACAGTGGAGCTGGTCATCGCTAAACTCCCTCATTTCACCAATAACACAGTCGCAGAGCAGGAGCCTGACCCCGGATCATCAGATATCGCCACAGTGACCAAGACGGGGGCAGAGGCTGGAGGGTTGCCTCTGGGGAATGCAAAGACAAGCCAGGAGAAGAAAGTAGTAATTGCTGAAGCTACGTCCACCTCAGCCCTGATCAAGTTTAACTTCCAGAGGAGCATTCCTGGAATACGCATGTTCCAGATTCAATATAACGGCACCTACGACGATTCACTGGTTTACAG aatGATACCCCCAACCAGTAAAAGCATCTTGGTAAACAACCTGGCGGCTGGTACAAATTATGACCTGTGTGTGCTGGCCATCTACGATGACCAGGTGACCTCACTGACTGCCACCAGGGTGATAGGTTGTATCCACTTCACCACAGAGCCGCAGTACCTGAGATGCCATTTCATGCAGTCCCAGTTTCTTGGCGGAACCATTGTGGTTATCATTGGAGGGATTATTGTGGCCTCAGTGCTTGCTTTTATCATCTTCCTCATTGTGCGCTACCGGGTGTGTAACCAAGGAGATGCAGATAAG gCTCTAGAGATGGGAGATATTCGCTCACTGAGCAGTGATGGACAGCTACAGGGCTGTGGGATTCCCAAGTCCCTCTCCAAGCAGGTCCTGCGTCCAGAGAAGAATGACAAGGACTCCCTCAGAGTTGCCCTGCCGCCGCCAGAGCCAACCAAGCAGCGCCCACCAGTTGTTGTGGCCACCACCAAGCCCTCTGTCCCAGACTGCACTGTCTCTACCTCTGCTGCTAGCCACAGTTGGCACCCAGCCTCCCCAGGTGCTCCAAGGCCCAAACGTTCCAGTGCTCCACCAAAACCTTCAGAGGCTCGTCGAGGTGAAGCTCAGGCAGATGTTGAGCTCGACAACATGAATCGGAATAACTCATCAGAGGTTAAAATGGCGACCGCCATCTCTCTTGCTGTTCCTGGTCAGCCCACCAAGTGGACTCCTGTTCCCAGGGGTCCACGGCCCCACCAGGCCCCTCAACATTACATGACTGTGCCTACAGGGGGAGTGAGGGTGAACCGCAGACATTCCATTAATGCAGACTCGTACAGGGAGCGCTGCTATGTGGCCTACCCCAAAACTGGTGCCAGTCTGCGCTCCAAGCGGAGCCTGTCAATGAGTGGAGAGCTGCCGCAGCTCGAGAGCACAACAAACATTCGTGGAGCCAGGGACAAGCTCTCCAGGTCTGAGTGGCTTCTGGAGAGCACTTTATGA